One stretch of Methanosphaera sp. WGK6 DNA includes these proteins:
- a CDS encoding right-handed parallel beta-helix repeat-containing protein encodes MKTINKFLLITMVLFMVGLSCVSAGDTSNDINHQDNSLNKDISDVNTNITSTNDITSKTVKTIQTTSSDKNIVNTTPTKTIKQATTKITSNNYNYYFRFNETSNMTQTTSLVQSGDLLDLQGTFTNVNFTIDKTNITITSTGKTAKLYNCTVNIQGINSTGATVTNLTIENSNYYGSGIYVNVTKNILVANNTIHVNGPFAFAMAADQMNNSLIIDNYLETSHRTDMNRTHTALALGLSFYNNIVNNTVHSDQANGIYFSFWGSGLFQGGYCDYNNVTGNTVTGGDTSWSYCIQIMGTGNIISKNKVEYGYRGISTQDFTNNTIIGNEVNATAQGIYACEGAIVSNNIVHVNSSTTGIEIGGDGAILTNNTITSNDGPCIIISGSQIVIANNSLMSSEGYGIYSKGKYTNITIEGNNITSKKVGILFKKQSSSKKINYISVTKNRIQSYGYASIDFSEAGAKLIEDSHVLVDESNILNCSSGIGLELAYVPPVNGSVDDVKDSNKTIIITSQNYANYFSTDGADTRAILKNDTVILRGTFSGKDFVFPMKVHVIGQNCIIYNGSIDFTTDASASTLTNVTIINYDTSSVNRHGVMLDEVSNCVISNVTINNYDKWESFGIFLYSSGGNTIVNNTITTSGDYLNYNIFAYASDLNNISNNKVRLNQSSQNISYTYEIMFEDKIGAIYEVLHNYGIVAIYSSYNVINNNDVVITSNFKQYKHPDDDFKNSVVGIDIYYESDYNTVTNNKISVTSLGPYTYGMGVLGAPWGSSITSSNATNNTFRNNQVNVTGGYFATGFIAGLNSVNTLVENNTFNVKALHNNTNRGDYVYGLTLESCLNTTFIDNTINASGAAVYTIEMYGTRNNKIMNNILYAEASHPYGIAGYQSSYNTITGNTITTKQMPYGTIIPALHSDAIPYGDEGIMLMRNSFYNNITKNTIQTNASEYAVKLTEQAINNTVVENSLQSTKYSGDKAVYIGHKTNKVTNNFIYFTNIIVHPMQGTLGKPFNLTATVISTGTDLKNLTVTFRIGITQIGTAKVVNGKATITCNSTTGFSTTRYTIIATVTGNNFQNSTGTASLNFNKTLQESIVNVTKVTGLPGENVTITARVTDSYNAELTGNVTFIVNGETLTTKTLSTGRASYIYKIPNTMNIGVYDINVIYNGNKDHSSGEGSNILGVQTTTTTTVNSATGIIGNTTTIKATVTTSNGEKVNSGTVTIKINGDTVGTAKVSNGVATYKYTVSTNFVSTKKYSIVVIYNGNNTLKQSNATNTLTVQKTKSSINYNTTYTYTGNRTTLTIRVSDLTNSFFTKNGNISIAINGEVLKYTNNTIILGTSNNNGTIKFTFTAPTTLQGKNNITLTFYGNDQFNSSSKTFKNGLIILTGNQTTKMIYASHNGTGSGFSANSPTTLTDALTIVANGGTINLVTMNNAKSDTYSLTKPIVINTTTTTAKTIKIVGLTNKTIIFNGQNKNQLLNIAKGYTISITNVQFTKGNTSNGGAIYNNGLLTLSKVTFTNNYANQGGAIYNNGIMTITQSIFKTNSGNYGGVILNAGNLTMTSNNVTNNNATKSGGVINSKGNVTLKSNRFINNSAAFGGVLYASGKVNTITINDFISNHVTKNGGAIYNFGVMDLRSNNFTSNTATQWSGAVHNARNITVTSNKFALNTAGQLGGAMFNNANATMTSNTFENNRGKYGGAIYNGGVALIEKNTIRYNNASQTGGAVANKGIVTLKSNKITGNKAVYGGAIYSNNTVTTTNNTITYCVASVSGGAIYNIGNFTVNNNTFTGNSARNGGAIFNAKNATITKNIFTKNSAKQKGGAVYNSATMKISSNTFTGNTASTGNNTYPQ; translated from the coding sequence ATGAAAACCATTAATAAATTCTTATTAATAACAATGGTTTTATTTATGGTTGGTTTAAGCTGTGTATCTGCTGGTGATACATCGAATGATATAAATCATCAAGATAATAGTTTAAATAAGGATATTTCAGATGTTAATACAAACATAACTAGTACAAATGATATTACTAGTAAAACAGTTAAAACTATCCAAACAACCTCAAGTGACAAAAATATTGTAAATACAACACCGACAAAGACAATCAAACAAGCAACAACTAAAATAACAAGTAATAATTATAATTATTATTTCCGATTCAATGAAACATCAAATATGACACAAACAACAAGTTTAGTTCAATCAGGAGATTTATTAGATTTACAAGGAACATTTACTAATGTTAATTTCACAATAGATAAAACCAATATTACTATAACAAGTACAGGAAAAACTGCAAAATTATACAATTGTACTGTTAATATTCAAGGAATTAATTCAACTGGTGCAACTGTTACAAATTTAACTATAGAAAATAGTAATTATTATGGTAGTGGAATTTATGTTAATGTAACAAAAAACATTCTTGTTGCAAATAACACGATACATGTAAACGGACCATTTGCATTTGCAATGGCTGCAGATCAAATGAACAATAGTTTAATTATTGACAACTACCTTGAAACATCACATAGAACAGACATGAACCGTACACATACTGCATTAGCACTAGGTTTAAGTTTTTATAATAATATTGTAAATAACACTGTTCATAGTGATCAAGCAAATGGAATCTACTTTAGTTTCTGGGGATCTGGATTATTCCAAGGAGGATATTGTGATTACAATAATGTGACTGGAAATACTGTAACTGGTGGAGACACATCATGGAGTTACTGTATCCAAATTATGGGAACTGGTAACATTATTTCAAAAAATAAAGTAGAATATGGATACAGAGGTATATCTACACAAGACTTTACCAACAATACAATTATAGGCAATGAAGTAAATGCTACAGCTCAAGGTATTTATGCATGTGAAGGTGCAATTGTATCTAATAATATAGTACATGTAAATAGTTCAACCACAGGTATTGAAATTGGAGGAGATGGAGCTATACTTACCAATAACACCATAACATCAAATGATGGTCCTTGTATTATTATTAGTGGAAGTCAAATTGTTATAGCAAATAACAGTTTAATGTCATCTGAAGGTTATGGTATTTACTCAAAAGGTAAATATACTAACATTACAATAGAAGGCAATAATATTACTAGTAAAAAAGTAGGAATATTATTTAAAAAACAATCTTCTAGTAAAAAAATAAACTATATATCTGTAACAAAAAATAGAATTCAAAGTTATGGTTATGCTTCTATTGATTTCAGTGAAGCTGGAGCTAAACTTATAGAAGATTCACATGTATTAGTTGATGAATCAAATATATTAAATTGTTCTAGTGGAATTGGATTAGAATTAGCATATGTTCCACCAGTAAATGGTTCTGTAGATGATGTTAAAGATTCAAATAAAACTATAATTATAACTTCACAGAATTATGCAAATTACTTCTCTACTGATGGTGCAGATACTAGAGCTATATTAAAAAATGATACAGTTATACTTAGAGGAACATTTAGTGGAAAAGACTTTGTATTCCCAATGAAAGTACATGTAATAGGACAAAATTGTATAATATATAATGGTTCTATTGACTTTACTACTGATGCATCTGCATCTACATTAACTAATGTAACAATCATTAACTATGATACTTCAAGTGTTAACAGACATGGAGTTATGCTTGATGAAGTAAGTAATTGTGTAATAAGTAATGTAACCATTAATAACTATGATAAATGGGAAAGTTTTGGTATATTCTTATATTCTTCTGGAGGTAACACTATAGTAAATAACACTATAACTACATCAGGAGATTACTTGAATTATAATATATTTGCATATGCATCTGACTTAAATAATATATCAAATAATAAAGTTCGTTTAAATCAAAGTTCACAAAACATTTCATATACCTATGAAATAATGTTTGAAGATAAAATAGGTGCTATATATGAAGTATTACATAATTATGGTATTGTTGCAATATACTCATCATACAATGTAATTAATAATAATGATGTTGTAATAACCTCAAACTTTAAGCAATACAAACACCCTGATGATGACTTCAAAAATAGTGTTGTTGGAATAGACATATACTATGAAAGTGACTATAACACAGTTACCAATAATAAAATCAGTGTAACTAGTCTTGGACCATATACTTATGGTATGGGAGTATTAGGAGCTCCATGGGGTTCATCAATTACATCATCAAATGCAACAAATAACACATTTAGAAACAACCAAGTAAATGTAACTGGAGGATACTTTGCTACAGGATTTATTGCTGGATTAAACAGTGTAAATACTCTTGTAGAAAATAATACATTTAATGTTAAAGCATTACACAATAACACAAATAGAGGAGACTACGTGTATGGTTTAACTCTTGAATCTTGTCTAAATACAACATTCATAGATAATACTATAAATGCAAGTGGAGCTGCAGTATACACTATTGAAATGTATGGTACAAGAAACAATAAAATAATGAATAATATATTATATGCTGAAGCATCACATCCTTATGGAATTGCAGGATACCAATCATCATATAATACAATTACAGGAAATACCATTACAACAAAACAAATGCCTTATGGAACTATAATTCCAGCATTACATTCAGATGCAATACCTTATGGTGATGAAGGCATTATGCTTATGAGAAATAGTTTCTATAACAATATCACAAAAAACACAATACAAACAAATGCAAGTGAATATGCAGTAAAACTAACTGAACAAGCTATTAATAATACAGTAGTTGAAAATTCATTACAATCTACAAAATATTCTGGTGATAAAGCAGTATATATCGGTCATAAAACAAATAAAGTTACAAATAACTTCATATACTTCACAAATATAATTGTACATCCAATGCAAGGAACACTTGGAAAACCATTTAATCTTACAGCTACAGTAATATCAACAGGAACGGATTTAAAAAATCTAACTGTGACATTTAGAATTGGTATAACTCAAATAGGAACAGCTAAAGTAGTTAATGGAAAAGCAACAATAACCTGTAACTCAACAACAGGATTTTCTACAACAAGATACACAATTATTGCAACAGTAACCGGTAATAACTTCCAAAACAGTACTGGAACAGCTTCATTAAACTTTAATAAAACACTGCAAGAAAGTATTGTAAATGTTACAAAAGTAACAGGATTACCTGGAGAAAATGTAACAATTACAGCTCGTGTAACAGATTCATATAATGCTGAACTAACAGGAAATGTTACATTCATAGTTAATGGAGAAACACTAACTACTAAAACATTAAGCACAGGACGTGCATCATACATTTATAAAATACCAAATACTATGAATATAGGAGTATATGACATAAATGTAATTTATAATGGAAATAAAGATCATTCTTCTGGAGAAGGAAGTAATATATTAGGAGTTCAAACTACAACAACCACTACAGTAAATAGTGCAACAGGAATAATTGGTAATACAACTACAATAAAAGCTACAGTTACTACAAGTAATGGAGAAAAAGTTAACAGTGGAACTGTAACCATAAAAATTAATGGTGATACAGTAGGTACTGCTAAAGTATCAAATGGTGTTGCTACATACAAATATACTGTATCAACTAACTTTGTATCAACAAAAAAATACTCCATAGTAGTGATATATAATGGAAATAACACATTGAAACAATCTAATGCAACAAATACATTAACAGTGCAGAAAACAAAAAGTTCTATTAACTATAATACAACATATACATACACTGGAAATCGTACAACTCTTACAATTAGAGTTAGTGATTTAACTAATAGTTTCTTTACTAAAAATGGAAATATAAGTATTGCAATTAATGGTGAAGTACTAAAATACACCAATAATACTATTATTCTTGGAACCTCAAACAATAATGGAACAATTAAATTTACATTTACAGCACCAACAACACTACAAGGTAAAAATAACATAACATTAACTTTCTATGGAAACGATCAATTTAATAGTAGTTCAAAAACATTTAAAAATGGATTAATTATCCTTACTGGAAATCAAACAACTAAAATGATTTATGCAAGTCATAATGGAACAGGAAGTGGATTTTCAGCAAATAGTCCTACAACATTAACTGATGCATTAACAATTGTTGCTAATGGTGGAACTATAAATCTTGTAACCATGAACAATGCTAAATCAGACACATACTCTCTAACTAAACCAATAGTAATTAACACTACAACAACAACTGCAAAAACAATAAAAATTGTAGGTTTAACTAATAAAACAATAATATTCAATGGACAAAATAAAAATCAATTATTAAACATAGCTAAAGGCTATACTATAAGCATTACAAATGTTCAATTTACCAAAGGTAACACTAGTAATGGTGGAGCAATATATAATAATGGACTATTAACATTAAGTAAAGTTACATTTACTAATAACTATGCAAATCAAGGTGGAGCAATATATAATAATGGAATTATGACAATAACACAATCCATATTTAAAACAAACAGTGGAAATTATGGTGGAGTAATTCTCAATGCTGGAAACCTTACAATGACAAGTAACAATGTAACAAATAATAATGCAACTAAATCTGGTGGTGTAATTAACAGTAAAGGAAATGTTACTCTAAAATCTAATAGATTTATCAATAATAGTGCAGCATTTGGTGGTGTACTATATGCAAGTGGAAAAGTAAATACAATTACTATTAACGACTTCATTTCAAACCATGTGACTAAAAATGGTGGAGCAATCTACAACTTTGGAGTAATGGATTTAAGAAGTAATAATTTCACATCAAATACTGCAACTCAATGGAGTGGAGCAGTACATAATGCAAGAAACATCACAGTAACATCCAATAAATTTGCACTAAACACTGCTGGTCAATTAGGTGGTGCAATGTTTAACAATGCAAATGCTACCATGACCTCAAACACATTTGAAAATAATCGTGGAAAATATGGAGGAGCAATATATAATGGTGGTGTTGCACTTATTGAGAAAAATACAATACGATATAACAACGCATCACAAACTGGAGGAGCTGTGGCAAACAAAGGAATAGTAACACTCAAATCCAATAAAATAACAGGAAACAAAGCAGTATATGGAGGAGCAATATACTCCAACAATACCGTAACAACTACCAATAATACAATTACATATTGTGTAGCAAGTGTATCTGGTGGAGCAATATATAATATAGGTAATTTCACAGTAAACAATAATACATTTACTGGAAACTCTGCACGTAACGGTGGAGCAATATTCAATGCAAAGAATGCGACAATTACCAAAAATATATTCACTAAAAATAGTGCAAAACAAAAAGGTGGAGCTGTTTATAACAGTGCTACTATGAAAATTTCAAGTAACACATTTACAGGAAATACTGCAAGTACTGGTAACAACACATACCCCCAATAA